The Rosa rugosa chromosome 3, drRosRugo1.1, whole genome shotgun sequence sequence GGATGAAGTGAAGGGCCTAATGGGGAAGATGCAGAGTCAGGGTTTACTTCCGAATATAGTTACTTATACCAcattagttgacatatatgggAAGTCGGGGAGATTTAATGATGCAATAGAGTGCTTGGAGATAATGAAGTCTGCAGGCATGAAACCATCCCCGACAATGTATAATGCCTTGATTAATGCCTATGCTCAAAGGGTAAGTTGTCTTCTCTACACTTCTTGACAATTTTATTATGCAGTCGGTTCACTTGATTTTACATTATAAATGGTGACGTTTCTTAAAATGTAGATTGATTAGACAAAAATCTATTAACTTGCGTTGCATACCATCTCATCTTAGGTGATCTTACTTGCACTTTTAATTGCATAGTTCTTTGAATTGAAACCATGATATGGCCAGCTTGTTGTGCACTTTCAATTGCATAACCGTTATGTGGTTAATTTTATTATGCAATGTCATATCTACTTCTATTGACATGACAATCTGTTTTAGCTTTGGCATCGTCAATATCACCAGTGACGACGTTAAAGAATGTTTAATATACAAGTTCTTCTTCCTGAACTATTCAATTACTGATCTATTAGAATTTGTGTGCTTCTATATATTTGTATACTTTCTTTGGACTGCTGAAGCTCTATGATGAACTGCCTACCAGTTCATCTTACTTCAGACAACCAATTTATCTTTCTATTTAAATCTCTGAGAATAAATCGGATACTCTTACTGAGGATGTGATGGTTGATCATTAATATGATCGGATGGAATCCTTTACAGGGTTTGTCTGAGCAAGCACTGAATGCATTCAGGGTTATGAGATCAGACGGCTTGAAACCTAGTCTATTAGCTCTCAATTCATTAATTAATGCATTTGGCGAGGATAGGAGGGATGCTGAGGCCTTTTCCGTGTTGCAGTACATGAAGGACAATGTAAGTTATTTATGCTGCTGTTCACCGTTAAAAATACTGCATACAGTGGTACAATTGATCTTTCCATGTTACCACCTTCACTATTATTCTTATAACTGCAGGATGTAAAACCAGACGTGGTTACATATACTACACTTATGAAAGCCCTTATTCGAGTCGATAAATTTTATAAGGTATGAATCCTATTTAATGTCCTTGCTATAGATGACCTCTGCATCTTGATTGTATGCATCACAGGGCTTTGGGCTACGTAATTTCAGCATCTGCTGTTGTTTGATATTGAAATATGGTTTTGGTTTCAGGTTCCAGATGTGTATGAAGAAATGATCCACTCTAGGGTTACTCCTGATAGGAAAGCTAGGGCAATGTTACGGTCTGCCCTGAAATACATGAAACAGACACTGAATCATAGATGATATGATCGACTCCTACAGCCAAATTTACATATGTTCCACCTTTTATGTTTGATCGAGTCAGGATTATTACTATAAAGGTTAGGTCAAAACCCTAACAATGATATTGCTTTTCTTTTACATAAGCATGAATTGAAGATTTGagagttgatttttttttatgaaaataagTTTCACAAAGTGTGTTAGCATCTCCAAAGGTTGTGATGAATCACCAGCCACCGCATTGAACATTTTTTCCTCTGGTCTAAAGATTTTGCAGGAACGATGATTGATTTACACCGGCCATCGTGCAAAGGGAATTCAAATTCAAGGGCAATCATGCTTCACAGTTTGGAAACAAAGACACTGACCAATGACAAACAAGAACAATTGAAGAAACAACCCATCCCCTCACTAATTTTTGGTTGTAAGCACCAGGGAAAATATGCTTTGTTGCTTGTATCTTGTAAAATCTTCCGATTATATTTTTATCCCAAGGTGGAATGTAATTATAACACTACATtgtattatttttcttcattatcCTAAAGGAAGAGCATTTTTATGCCAGCAATATCTATTTCCACTTTAAATAGATGCAGATTCAGTCTACCAAATACTTGGATGCTCTGTTTGGCCACACAAATCGATGCTTTCCTtaaagaaagaataatgagTTTTACAGAGAAACCATTACACCTATAAGTTAAAACAAGATATTCCTATGGTGTGTACTttacaaataaaaaatttaagacGCATAATTTGTCAAAAATTTGGTAAACAATCCTATATCTGAATTCAGAGTGCAATAGCAGAAACAATTGGTCTAGAAAACTTGCTTTTTGAAATTCTGGAACAGAACATGAACAGTAACAGAACTGAGGATAACAAGAAGAGCCTGAAATATGTTCTTATCTCCTGCAGTCCTAGCTCAAGCACCTCCATCTTCTTTCCATATCTACTACTCCTCTCGACCAAGTACCCATCAAGATACTCATCTATGGACACCCACTTGTCTAAGGGGGGCTTTGAATAATTTTCACCGAGCAGGTTTGGCCCCAATTTAAAAATTGTGAAAAATGCAGCTGACCATTCATTGAGAACCCTctgaaagtgaaaaaaaaaattgcactgTTAAACAACAGCTCTCCCTTTTCTCTTTATAGAAGATGAACCATAAAGTTACATACATTGAAGGTACCGAAGTCAGTGGGATTGAACATTTTAAAGCAATCTTTTGATGAGGCTGCTCCATCTCCATATATCTAATCACAATGAAAAAGGATACTTCTTTCTATGAGTCAAAGTGCTGTGAAATTAAACTTTTAAGGAAAAAGAGGCATGCTGTGACAAACCTCAAAGGTGAAAGCCATTGGCACCTTTACAATGTCAAACATAAAATCAGTTGCTGTCCCATGTGCCAGATATCTGCAATTAAACAATATTAAGTATTTGAAAACTCTTACTGCAAGAATTTTGAAGTAGTAAAAATTGAATCCTTTGAACTTTGGCTCTGACAATGGCTATTTATCATCACATTAATAACATAAAGATTGCTTGACAAAATAACATTATTAGAGAACAGAACATGGCTACAAGTAAGGCCAGCAGGCCAAACCTAACCACCAAATTTATGAAATGTGCCCCAAGCCACAAGGCTGAAGGCGTTCTGGGCATCACACATCATTGCACCTCCACCCAAGCCCCCATTGGCCATTGTAGTGAGAATGAGATTGAATAAAAGAGTAGCATGCTAACGGTAATAATGACAACAATAAGAACAATGAATAAGTGAACTACTAACCCAACAGAACCTCCACCAGACCCAATCATGCAACGTTTTTGGCAATGCAGACGGTTCAGTTCTTCAAGCAATGACTTCATCTTTTGTGAGGGAACTCCATCAGGGGTTGTGTTCTTATGGTCGTACGGCATAAATAGAgcctggaaaaagaaaaaaactttgTTAAGAGTGTGTCAGACAGACTATGCAGCCAAAATCCTAAGTTACCCTAAGAAGTGCTTTAATCTGAACAGATTCTCTAAGTAATGCAGATCATATTTCAGTAAAAAAAGAAGTGCTTTATTCTGAAACTTGAAAAAGGTGGATATGATTTTGGAGACAACATGAGGGAATATAAGGAAGTCTGTTTGAACCACCTCCATCCCAGAGTGTATATTAACCCATATGTGTGGATCAAATGACACTGCAATTTTCCGCATTATTTGAGCTTCAGGCTCACTGAAAGGAGCAGTCCCAGGATTTTCCTCATACGGATCATAGTCCTGTTAttaaacaaaaacataaaagagaaagaagagtgtCAAGCACAGAACCGCCCAAGAAATGAACTGACAATTGAATATATAAGTTAAAGTGTGAAGCAACATGACAACTGGATAAGACTCCAGACTCATCTAATGGTGTGTTGCATATGAAATTCAATAGAAATGAATTTCTATATGCACTGGCTAAAAAACCTTCCACCTCAACAAGAGATCAATACACCTTAAAGATGAAATAAACAAGCAACATGATGAAATGACATAGcatagaaaagaagaaaatgggaCTTAAACAAATGAGCAGCATTGATTAACCTTCTCTTTTTTGCCCCAATCTACGCTCCAATTACGGTTAAGATCAACTCCTCTCCCTGTCACATAGTACAAACTTAAACATTTAAATAAGTTTATCACACAAGCGTTAGTGTAGGAAGACGAGTAAAAGTAAGTAATAATGGAAAGTGAAATAATTTCCAATTGCCATATtgtcgtttcttatatatgttgaCTGACAAATAGAATTTTATTTATAGTAGTGTATGTGTATCTTTTGAAGTCAGTAGAATCAGTGGCATTACCATTTCTCCTCTCGCAGAGGTCTCCTGCCTCAACAAGTCTGCGGCCATTTAGGTTTTCCATGGGCACCACCTGACATAAATTAGAATCAGAACTCAAAAACTACCAAGGTTCCTGAAGCATATCCAGAGAAACCAGCTAAAATTCAAGAGGAATATATTCTGATCCCTAGGATTTTGGGTTCTAGTGATGATTAATAAAGCCAGGAACAGCTTTCCATCTAATAGGAAAATTAAAAATGGGAAACCTTATAAAAGGTAAtcaaactaaaaaaatttcaagtgtAATATATGAAATAGATCCATGAACAACATGGAAGCAAAATCATCGCAATGTAAGAGTTGTCTATAAGTTAGAGCTAATGTATACACCAATATTGCCTTTTAACTTCAGGAGAAATGCAAGGTAAGTTTTAGTGAAAGCCACATACTTGAAGAGGGAGAGGATTAGGATAAGAAGAGGCGACTATCTATTGCTTGTTTGCAGTTCTACTGTACCCCTCTTATTGTAGCTCCCATCCTATGGTAATATGCTGCTTAAATGTTTACATCACTTGGTAAAAGCTAATTGCAGCTACATCAATAACTATTGAAAAAAATTTAGTAAAGTTGTTACCTTTATCACAAGATTGTCAAGGGTCTGGTCTAAGGAAGCTTGGTCTAGGTTGGGCAGAAACTTTTCTATACACAAGATTGAAAGGATTCGCAAAGCGACTTCGGATGTAATGAGCTCCCTTCCATGCTGCCCGAAACTCTGGAAGACAAGGAATCATCTGTCAAAAACAGCAGCCATTACCAATCAAAATCTAATTAAAACGAATCATGTCATCCAACACATAGAATTGTATAGAAAGCTTACAAGAAGGATCCGAAACCTTGGCTTGTCATCGGCCTCCTGCCTTCTCCGACTATAAGTAACTACAGCAATCTCAGCAGAGTAACCCTTGTTTTGAGCCTTAATTGTATCCAACTATCATCGAATCGAAACGAAAAGTTTAGGACCTTAGGACATGAAATGAAATTCTGAAAAACGATTGACCGGCAAGAGCAACCTACAGTGAGTTTATCTTTGTGTCGAAGGACCAAAGCCTTAATTTCTTCCATCAAATCCCCACTGTAAACCAATAGAAAGCAATACTTTGATTATGTTCAAGGCAAATTCACCTAACAAATTCAAAACTTGACATCAAGTAAGCCAAATGATGACTTAGTGAATGGCCAAGATTCGAGCTTCAGTCACTGCAAGACCTAATTTCCTTAACCAATattgaaatcaaaatcaatgAATCTGATATCTCCAATTCAGCACAGAATTCACACGAGGCAGATTGAAATGGTTAAGAAATGAGAAAAGCTGACCTAGAATGGTAGAGATCGCGGTCAATGGGGGTGAGAGAGGGGTAAGAGAGATTAGTATCGCCATGGACGACGGAGAAGAAACCTTGCAACCAAGCAAAGAAGCACAAACTGATGCACAAGGGAGACCATAGAGGAAGCTGATGAGCCATAACAGGACCCGGTCCAAGAGCccagacgaagaagaagaagattataTAAAGCTTTTCTATTTATTCGctaatttattttcttcatttctttcttcttaGTTTTCCATTCGAAGCAGTGTGAATGTATGGAAAAAGAAGCGGGGGTTGTCTCTGTCAGTTTGTCATGATCGTCCGACTTCCCACGTTCAACGGTCTTGATTTTGTTTCTCCTTTACCTATTTAAAATTTGTATTTACAATTAAATTTCATTATTTACATTTCCATGGCATCTCCTGCTCCTCCGGCCAGTCGGAAACGAAATGGCATCATCGCATCTTATAACTTCTTATTTGTCCATGTCCACACCTACCTGTATCACAATGATAGCAACCCAATAGGATGCAAGAGTAAATAAATTTAGTTGCGTAACTATAGAGCATATAAAGTCATCAAAAAATTATAGAGCATAGACAGTAGGATAGTCATATACTCATACGCACCAAACACAATTTATTAAGGGTCTTTCTAGATGTATTCATCAAAGTTTTAAGTGTGTACCCAGCTAATTATTTATATCCAataatatttaattaaattcagCTAAATTTTCTAAAATACCCTCATCTTGTACCCAACAACatcttcttccctttcttttctcgTCGCTTAGAAACCCAGAGATGTTCTGATAAGAACGTGTACCTGGAGCAATTCTACGGTGCTTATTGCTTATGTTTCAAATATACTTAAGTTTTTGGCTTAACTGATTTTCAATTAAAGtagaataatttttttcaaGAGTTAAGAAAGGTGGAATTGATACCCAAAATCAAGATTCAAGAATATTAGATTGCAGTAGTACATAGAAGAAGAAACTAAGAGTACTTCATCCCCAGACAAAACAACCTCGAACTTGATGTTGTGCTAATAAAACTCCAACTCTGAATTCCCACTACAAAAAATCCCTGCAAAAATCAAACCTCACCGCACCCTATTACCAAACCCCCATTTCCAGTTCGACACATCAAAACTTTAATCCCACCAATGGACAACAATGCCAACAACTACAACTACAACAACTGCAACACCATCACTGCCCATTACCACCCATCAAGTCCAGTCTGCCACCTACCCTTCCAACCAGGCCCCGCCGCCTCCTTCGCCGTCCTCCGTCGTGGCACCGCCGTTCCATTACCTCCCCCAGGCCCAACAGCACCTCCTCCAGACGACTTGACTCTGTGCTAAGGATAAAGATATTGGAAAGATTTTTTTGTGTGTCAGTGTTTAGCGATGGGGGCATAATAGGAAACTAGTCAAAtttgttttatatatttttaatttaaatagGTTGCTGGGTGTACATAgatttttgctgggtacatttagaagcACCCTTTATTAATTTAGAAATCTGAAATATCTAAAAGTACAAAAGCACCGTTTATTGAAATTGGAGGGTCGGACGGCTGGACTGACGGAATATCGAACAACTAAAATAGTTCGACGACCTAACCCAATATATAAAAATCGAAACTATTTTTTGTTAGTAAAGTTCTTTTTTCTCACACTCTTAGTAACGTAAACTCATACTAACATAGCATGTTCAATCACTGTCTAAGAATTGTTCAGACTAGGATTCAGCTAGCTAGGGTTTTCAAATTGAAATTTGGGTTATATAATTGACATTATCTCTACTATAATTATATGGTTGACCCTACTCTAGCTAATGATCACAACTAAACTACGTACACATTAGCAAGATAACACATTATATTCAGCTAAAGTTGCAAGTAGTACTTCATCATATATCAAACTAATATATACCTTGTAAGATGGAGTATTAATTGGTGTTCATATATATGGTTGTGGTGTATTCATTGATGCTCATTCGAATCGATTACTATGTGACTAAAAGGTTTGCTTACCACACTTGGATTAAACATTGATGACTacattaaaaatatttaaatacaCTCTTCTAACCTCAACCCTGGATATCAGATTCAAGGGTGGGTGATCACAAATTCCTTAATCGATCACCAGATAACTGAGTGAAGCGAATGGAAGCTTTGTGACGGTAGTTAACCTTACACCATATACAATTATACATAAGAGTTAATTTAAGATCAAAGGACTAGGATCCACTGAAACCAATTTCTGAAGGTTGGAGTTGCCTTCCAGTAGAGCCATCTGATGCTGATCCAAGGTGACCCATGCTTCGATTCCGTCACCGGACTTTGTGTCCACCAAAATGATCAGATTCATGAAATGAGGAGCACTACTGGAACCAATGCTGCTCACCCATGCAGGCTTCCCCCACCCAAAATCAGCAGCTTCGTACCACCCAAACTTGCACCAACTGCTAAACCCATAATAATCTAAATCCAACCCATCACTGTTCATGATTCCCTCCAGAGAATCAATCAATAGAGACTTCCCTTGCTTCCCTCGGATTTCTTTGGCAAAATCAGCATCAATCTTCGACAATGCATTACTCAACTCACTCACCAAGCCTGGCAAGACCAAGTTCTGCTgctgctcctcctcctcatcatcaccatcatcatcgaCATCTCCGATATATGATCGTGCGGCTGCCATCCAAAGGAGGTTTCCGGTGGAGTGCTCAAGATCAGAATCGGAATCGGAATCATCCATTGCAGTCCGTAGTTTTGAGCGGAGGTTCACAATATGTGTCAGCAGTGAAGGCCTTTGGACACCATGTTTCTCTTTAGAGACAGCCATGCAGCACTGCCACAAGAAAGCCGTAACCACCTCAACGCGCGTGGGTGGTTTCTTTCGAGCCATTCGAGTGTTGAGCTTGAGGGTGGCTATAGCCGAGGCATCAAACACAAATCTTTTTGTGACACTAGACTCCTTGCCTTTTATGAACAAGGAGCCCCACATGTGAAGAGAGGAATCTCTAAGCCACAGATCGCCATTTGTGGGGAACAAAGAAGCCGCAGCAAATAAGTTGGGGGATATACGCGGTGCTGCTGCTTTCTCCGATGATCCTGATACTAGTCGACGACCAATAGCAGTCCATGACTTGAGGAAAGTGCACAAGGCAGCACCATCAAGGAGCTTGTGTGAGATGCATAGGCCAATGGCAATGCCACCGCACTTGAACACATTTGCTTGGATGTTTGTAATAAAATTGCTACTACTCGTATGAGTAATATTTCCAGGGAGGAATTGGTTCAGCAACGAATCAAAAAGTTCAGGACGGCTGAGAAACTCGTGAAGGGAAAAGGACTTAACTCTGGCTTCGATGAAGGCAGCTCCTTCATCGTTGCACTGAACAGATAGCTCATCATCTTTGAGCTTCCCGGCAAGGGGGTAGAACTCAGTCAAGGCCTCGGATAAAGATGCCTTCAGCACATCTAGTCTTTTGGTGGTGGTAATGGTAGTAATGGGATAATAAAAGAGAATAATGGGAGCATAGGGAGCTGGTATGAGCTGATCAAGAAGGGAAAGCTTGAAGGTTCTGAGGTGAGAGGGTGTTGGGAAAGATGGTTTAATCTTCTCTTCAGAAAAAACTTCTACCTGCAATACCTTCATTTTCGTTTCTGTTGGATTGGCAAGCTTAAGAAGAACGTTTATTCCAGGGGATTTATAGTAATTGTTACGACTAACTAGCTACGTACAGAAATCAATATAATATTAAGCTAGATAGATAAAGATTATTCTTCTTGATTATCTCACTTAATTAACAATTAAATTAAGTGGATTAATTGGTGAATCATAGGAATCTTTCTACATGAGGTGCTGCTCCAGCTTTGATTGTCTTATCCGTA is a genomic window containing:
- the LOC133740170 gene encoding stemmadenine O-acetyltransferase-like; translated protein: MKVLQVEVFSEEKIKPSFPTPSHLRTFKLSLLDQLIPAPYAPIILFYYPITTITTTKRLDVLKASLSEALTEFYPLAGKLKDDELSVQCNDEGAAFIEARVKSFSLHEFLSRPELFDSLLNQFLPGNITHTSSSNFITNIQANVFKCGGIAIGLCISHKLLDGAALCTFLKSWTAIGRRLVSGSSEKAAAPRISPNLFAAASLFPTNGDLWLRDSSLHMWGSLFIKGKESSVTKRFVFDASAIATLKLNTRMARKKPPTRVEVVTAFLWQCCMAVSKEKHGVQRPSLLTHIVNLRSKLRTAMDDSDSDSDLEHSTGNLLWMAAARSYIGDVDDDGDDEEEEQQQNLVLPGLVSELSNALSKIDADFAKEIRGKQGKSLLIDSLEGIMNSDGLDLDYYGFSSWCKFGWYEAADFGWGKPAWVSSIGSSSAPHFMNLIILVDTKSGDGIEAWVTLDQHQMALLEGNSNLQKLVSVDPSPLILN
- the LOC133735286 gene encoding uncharacterized protein LOC133735286 isoform X1, which gives rise to MAHQLPLWSPLCISLCFFAWLQGFFSVVHGDTNLSYPSLTPIDRDLYHSSGDLMEEIKALVLRHKDKLTLDTIKAQNKGYSAEIAVVTYSRRRQEADDKPRFRILLSFGQHGRELITSEVALRILSILCIEKFLPNLDQASLDQTLDNLVIKVVPMENLNGRRLVEAGDLCERRNGRGVDLNRNWSVDWGKKEKDYDPYEENPGTAPFSEPEAQIMRKIAVSFDPHIWVNIHSGMEVALFMPYDHKNTTPDGVPSQKMKSLLEELNRLHCQKRCMIGSGGGSVGYLAHGTATDFMFDIVKVPMAFTFEIYGDGAASSKDCFKMFNPTDFGTFNRVLNEWSAAFFTIFKLGPNLLGENYSKPPLDKWVSIDEYLDGYLVERSSRYGKKMEVLELGLQEIRTYFRLFLLSSVLLLFMFCSRISKSKFSRPIVSAIAL
- the LOC133735286 gene encoding inactive metallocarboxypeptidase ecm14 isoform X2, with protein sequence MAHQLPLWSPLCISLCFFAWLQGFFSVVHGDTNLSYPSLTPIDRDLYHSSGDLMEEIKALVLRHKDKLTLDTIKAQNKGYSAEIAVVTYSRRRQEADDKPRFRILLSFGQHGRELITSEVALRILSILCIEKFLPNLDQASLDQTLDNLVIKVVPMENLNGRRLVEAGDLCERRNGRGVDLNRNWSVDWGKKEKDYDPYEENPGTAPFSEPEAQIMRKIAVSFDPHIWVNIHSGMEALFMPYDHKNTTPDGVPSQKMKSLLEELNRLHCQKRCMIGSGGGSVGYLAHGTATDFMFDIVKVPMAFTFEIYGDGAASSKDCFKMFNPTDFGTFNRVLNEWSAAFFTIFKLGPNLLGENYSKPPLDKWVSIDEYLDGYLVERSSRYGKKMEVLELGLQEIRTYFRLFLLSSVLLLFMFCSRISKSKFSRPIVSAIAL